ATACTTATATGGATCGTCGAATAGACCCAATTCGAATTTCACGCGCAGAATGCGACGAACAGCATCATCAATCAGCGATTCGTCCACTTTTCCTTCCTCTACTAACTTCTTCAAAGAAGTGATGTAGCAGTGACCTTCCATGTCCATATCGCTACCGGCTTTGATGGCCAGCTCGGCTGCTTGCGCAGAATCGGCAGCTACACCGTGAGGAATCAATTCGCCGATGGAATTCCAGTCAGAAACCACAAAACCTTTGAATCCCCACTGTCCTTTCAGGATATCGCGCTGCAAATGAGCACTGGCAGTCGCTGGTGTTCCGCCAATTTCGTTGAAAGAGTTCATCACGGTAGCGACACCGGCCTTAACAGCTGCTTCGAATGGTGGAAGCACCGTGTTGCGCAGCGTATGCTCGCTGATGTCGACTGTATTGTAATCACGGCCCGACTCTACAAATCCATAAGCGGCGAAGTGCTTGGCACAGGCGGCCACGGTATTGTCGCTCGACAAGTCGTCGCCCTGGAAACCATGAACACGGGCAGCAGCAAATTTTGCTCCCAGATACGGATCTTCGCCCGAACCTTCCATCACGCGGCCCCAGCGTGCATCACGACTGATGTCCATCATCGGGGCAAACGTCCACTGTAAACCGGAAGCCGATGCCTCAACTGCAGCTACATGAGCAGAAAGTTTTGCCAGTTCGGGTTCCCAACTGGCTGCTTCGCCCAACGGAATCGGGAACATGGTTTTAAACCCGTGAATCACGTCGTAACCGAAAATCAGGGGAATGTGCAACCGGGAGTTTTTCACCGCCAGCTCCTGTGTTTTCCGGGTAGCTTCGGCCCCTACAACATTCAACATCGAACCAACGGCACCGGATTTAATTTCCTCTAACTGATGCTGTGCCGATGCTCTCTGCGGTGCGGGCCCGGTCATTTCCCATTGGCTGGTGTACTGATTTAACTGACCAATTTTTTCGTCCAGTGTCATTTTACTGAGAAGATCATTTACTTTCTTCTCAATGACTTCATCATTTGCTTTTGGCTTCAATGCGTACAAATTATTGCCCAAGGTTAGAAATACAAATAGCAGAATCGCAGACAATTTCATGTGTTTTGTTTTTAATTGTTCAATTACCACATGGAACTAGCCACGACCATCCTGCTCCGATAGGAAAAGTTGATTCTCAGGGCTCGTTTCATGTTAATTTGCTTTAGTTGTGTTATATCTGACAAGTTGAATCAACCAAATTGATCCGAAACAAAGGAACGACTTTTCTGTAAAAAACAGAAGTAATTGTACGGAAAACAATATCGATTTTTTGAACGAAAAATACACATGGTTCAATCCTCTTTTCTCGAAGGAATAAGAAAGGAAAAAAAATCACCGACACGGATCGGTATTAAAATACCAGCTTAAACGATATTTAATCGTACATCGTCAGCCTGGTACCCAACAATTTTTTAATGTTCGAATTCAATGGTGGTATCCGTTTATCCAAATGCTTCCAATATTCAGTTGTATAGGCGTAAGATGAAGGTAATCCCCAACCTGAAGAAGTCCTCTCTTTTTGCATTACTGATTTGGGGATATAATAGCTCTTCAAAACATAAAATTCACTAACTCTTTGAATATTTTTGAATCTCTTCTCATTTTTCTGCTTGAAAAAGTATTGATAATACTTTCGCCAGCTTTCCAAATTTGCTTTCGACGCCATTGACCGACTTTTGGCCAGGTATGTTTCGGTCACGTTGTGATGTGCGATCCTAACCTGGTACCCAAATAAACTTCTTTCTTTGACTTTGGCAGGGGCAATCCAGTCGATACTCATTTGTACCTGTTTTTGTGCCTCGTTTGTCCTAATGAGCCCGACCACTGCGTTCTCCTTCATAATAAAGGTTTTTCCAAGACTATCGGTAGTCATGTAGTCTTTATCAAATTGCCCGGGAATTGTTTGGGATTCGATGTAGGGAACACTTAACCCTCCCTCAGACAGGGTTACTGTGTGTTTTTGGATAGCATCAACTACTTTTTGATTTCTGAACGAACGATAGGCGTCTTTCTGACATTTGAACCGTTTGCCATCATTCCATATAAAATATCTCACCATCCCATCGGCAAAATATTCCGGAACACTGTCCTTTAGCTGGTAACTCCGGAAATACCCTTCGAGTACCAACACCATCTTCTCTTTCTTATTCGTTACCGTAATCTCAGGAATTCTTACCTCGCGGGAAACCAAATAAACATTGCCGGCACGTTTCATGTCTTTCCAAATCATCATCCGATTTCCGTAACTAATATGCTGTACAACCAGCGAGTCGCTGTTTTTCGCAAAACGATTGACCAACGTCGTATCTATCATCCCTTCGGTATTGGAGGTACCTACCAACCGTCCGGCAGGAGCGATGAACTGAGCAAAAGGAATGGGAGACTGGTCTTTTTCGTCCATAACACGAATTTGTGCGTAGGATGAAGACGCCAGAAATAAAAGCAAGATGAAGATGGTGAGTTTTTCTCGATAGTTCATATGAGTAAAATAAAGGGACAAACGTTACGTCTCTTATATAGCAGATGCACTAAACGGTCAATGGGTATATTCTAATATTCATTCTGCCGAACTGATGTAACACTTTACTGTTCGGTTCTTTGCCTGATACAGAGTGACCCCATATTTTCCCATCAGCGTCCGCTGTAGCAGTTCCGTGCTGTCTTTCGGGATAACCCAGGTATATTTCGTTCGGTTTTTTGAAAGACAGTTCACTTTCATCGAATAGAGTTCCTCTATTTTATCCGCCAAATCTCTTATCGTTGCATCCTTCAAAACAAAACTTTTTTCTCCCTCATTCAACGCTGAAGTATCTTCTTCTGTCTTCACAAACTGACTTCGGTACAACACCCAGTTCCCGGCAGGAACAAAAAAGAGTTGGGCTTTAAGGTAATATTTCTTCAGTAGTTGCTGAAAGACAAACCGTCTCGCCATCTTGAAATCATCCATGCTCTCTTGATTCCTATCGGTAAATTGCAGGTCGATAACACTGTTCGCAACACCGGTATCTTCAAACACAACTTCTTCCGGTCGAAATGTTCCCATCTTAGCAAGAGCCAAACGTACCGTTGCATGATCGAAATTGATTCCGGAAGGTGATACTTTACAGGAATTATAGCGAGGTTTCCCGACTGCTGAAATCTCCAGCGAATAACTTTTAGGCGCGGACACATGTCCCGGATATGCCATAACCATTTCATCTTTAAACACCTTATCCTCACTCATGGCTGGTTTGAGTAGTACGACAGGAAGCAGCAGAAAAACGACATTGTGCAATCCATGTAACACAAATCCCCACCAAAACCCCTGACGCACCCGCAAATAACCGATATTCAGTCCCGCAAAAATCTGCGGAAAAACAAAAATGGGAGATAAAACCAGGAATGTTAATGTCACCGTGTAATTCTGCAGATGATAGAATCCAAACAAGATGGTAGAGATATAAAAAACCCGTGCAAAATTTCGACGCCAAAATTTTCCGAGGAGCATATATATTCTTCGCTGAAAGACCAAATAAATCGCCAGCAGCAACAAACCGGCCACCACGACTATAATAGCAATCTGTTTCTCAGAAGCATGACTGTAAGACAGAATTAAGGTGCCGACAACCACCAATACGCCAATGAACGATAAAAGAAAATTTTTCTTCCCGGGCCGCAAGTGCGTTCTGAATGTCAATTCCTCCAGTAACGGAATGAAAACGGTTACCAGCAGACTCCACGTGAGTAAGCCATACCTCTGATGAGAAATCGGAATTTTGTGCACCTGAACATCTGGTGCAACAATGTGTCTCAAATGATCAACAGGCCAAACCAACGCAGCTGTGACAGCGATATCCACAATCAATACCACTGCAAAATTCACAAATTGCGTAGTAAAACGTTCCTCTTTATAGT
This Prolixibacter sp. NT017 DNA region includes the following protein-coding sequences:
- a CDS encoding CPBP family intramembrane glutamic endopeptidase, with protein sequence MNWNETFLKAYWNFLLHPTFNYKEERFTTQFVNFAVVLIVDIAVTAALVWPVDHLRHIVAPDVQVHKIPISHQRYGLLTWSLLVTVFIPLLEELTFRTHLRPGKKNFLLSFIGVLVVVGTLILSYSHASEKQIAIIVVVAGLLLLAIYLVFQRRIYMLLGKFWRRNFARVFYISTILFGFYHLQNYTVTLTFLVLSPIFVFPQIFAGLNIGYLRVRQGFWWGFVLHGLHNVVFLLLPVVLLKPAMSEDKVFKDEMVMAYPGHVSAPKSYSLEISAVGKPRYNSCKVSPSGINFDHATVRLALAKMGTFRPEEVVFEDTGVANSVIDLQFTDRNQESMDDFKMARRFVFQQLLKKYYLKAQLFFVPAGNWVLYRSQFVKTEEDTSALNEGEKSFVLKDATIRDLADKIEELYSMKVNCLSKNRTKYTWVIPKDSTELLQRTLMGKYGVTLYQAKNRTVKCYISSAE